The segment TAGTTTACGACGGGACCCACATTTTTATTTACGGCACCGTGTTGACCACATGTGCAGCGTGGTGCTGGAGACGTCGCTGGTAACCGTCCTGCACAGTTTTTGAATAAGGTACATTTCAGTTTATTCGTTAATATATTGTTTGACTTTCTTTGTGAGCATCTAATATAATCCAATAACTTGCTGCATAGATTTTTTGATATACACTTAGTCTGTAAGAAAACGGTCAATTATTTATACTAGTACCCTTGGCTAacgacagctagctagctagtatacATTCCACCTATTACAAAGTTGTCTAACGATAGTCAACTAGCTAATCAACCAGTTTGTAATATAAGAAACTCATCTGGGATTATATCGGACTCGAGTATTATAAATGAAACGCATACTTAATTTGCAATCATCAACTTGTTAACGTTTACTGTTGATAGCGAGCAAGTTCCGAAGCTAGCTGACCATGTAGTTCAGGCGAGCAAATTAGCCATTGCATCTTTCACTGAATTAGCCAAGTAGATGACTTGACCTAATAATTAgatagtcatgtaatgttaactatAACGTTTCTATAGTCAGAGGAAAAGCTGTAAAAGTCGCTTCCGCAGAATGAAATCCTTTGGTTGGATATGTTGTATGGTTATCACATCTGAACGTTTTGTACCCCGTTTTTTAGAAACTGCATAAGAGATGTCTTTccgaggtggtggtgggagagggggtcgaggtggaggtggtggattcAACCGAGGTGGAGGtggcagaggaggtggaggatacGGTGGACGAGGTGGTGGCGGTGGATTCCGTGGCGGCGGAAGAGGTGGCTTCAGACAGCAGGACTACGGTCCTCCAGAATACGTAGTTGGTAAGTTGTTACTAGCCTAGTTAGCTATCTAGCTACATGTTGATTTGCGGGAGTTATCGATTGTTGTGTATCATCCATTCGGTTCCAACTCTCTTGTTTATGTTGTTGCAGCGCTTGGAGAGTTTGTGCACCCATGTGAAGATGACATCGTTTGCAAGTGTGTGACAGAGGAAAACAAAGTACCCTACTTCAACGCTCCAGTTTATCTGGAAAACAAGGAACAGATTGGGAAGGTGGATGAAATCTTTGGCCAGCTGCGTGACTTTGTATCCTTGCCCAACACTACTTGTATGacgtttttgtttgttgttgttcataTTTAAAAGTAATGAAGTGGATCATATTTAACTGAAGTTTATAGACTCCTTAACCCAACGTTGCAGTATTTCTCTGTCAAACTTTCGGATAATATGAAGGCATCGTCGTTCAAGAAACTTCAAAAGGTATacacatttatttgtgaggTCGTGAGATACGTGTCTTTTGTCAGTAATCTCTGTGAGTTTTCTAAGGCTGTGAGGATTTGTCAGTAAATGCCATATTCCTCCCACAGTTCTACATAGACCCCATGAAACTGCTACCCCTCCAGAGGTTCCTACCCAGGCCCCCAGGAGAGAAGGGGCCTCccaggggaggcagaggggggagaggtggaggcagaggtgGAGGCCGCGGAGGTAAGTACATTACATGTTTCGAATGCCATGCTCTTCACTCATCTCAATTGTATGTTGTCGTCACTATTTATCGTGCATGTGGAGGGATTTTTATTCCTACAAGTCATTTAACCATGTTAACATTTTttggttttctttttcttaaGGTGGTTTCCGTGgcggcaggggaggaggtggatttGGTGGCGGAGGATTCGGTGGTCGGGGTGgcggtggaagaggaggagggttcaGGGGAGGGAgtcgaggtggaggaggacgagggttCAGAGGtacgttgtgtgtgcgtgtgtacattagtaagtgtggtactgtgtgtgtattgagatGTCTTGAAAACAGTACGGACTTGATGCAAGTTATCATGTCATTGAGGCCGGATCATTTGATTTGACTTGTGTTCTCGTCTAGGTGGGAGATGATAAAGACTCCAGTTGGGCCTCATGGGTTCTCTTCTCTCTACCATCTGGTGCTGCGGCACATTGCCAGTGCCTGGCTCTGTCGGACTGGAGTTACGGAAATTGACACAGTATCATTTTCTGCTGCTCCACATCCAAtagtttttgtttattttttttgtgtacCGATTTGGATGACTAATGTTCATGGTTTTATTTGCTGAACCCTAGCTGCATACAGGTGTTGCCCTGGAATACAGACTTTTGATTTAGCTTCTCCGATGCCGACACGGGTTGTGATGAACTAGATGTTTTTTTGTCACAGCATCTCCAAAGTGACATGGTGACTTTCATTTCAACGCAAGTTATGGAATCCTACATTTAATCTCAAAACGTGTCAAGATACAAGGTGATGATGATCATAAGGGTTATTTTCATGTTTTTCCATATAATTCAAGATGTTTTATAATAACTATGAAAAGAAATCACTGTTGCAGAGTGCTGTTACTTTTTGTAAAGAAAAGCCTTTGAATAAACAGTTCTGTAGACCATTGTTTTTAAAGATGCTTGTACTTGTGGTCAATATTTatgtataaaaaataataataatacatgatGGGTAACTCCATGACAGGACTTATTATAACAATGGGTTTGCCCCACTTTTGGTCGATTCAAAGACCATTTATTTTGCAGTAATAATGGTGGAACCGCCTGCATTAGTTGGTAGTAATGGGTAACTTATCTTAACTTATCGTTAGCTAGGATAAGATTGCCATGTTCCAAAATATACTGCCCACGCTGTAGCTAATAGTACCCAGTTTCAAATCGACAAATCCCTTCTACTGGGTCTGTAAATATCAAATTAATGAAGTACTCGTTAATAATTGACTAGGGACCTCCACCTTTCTCATGGAAGCTGAACACCTGTTGAACAACTGTCACGGGCAGTCTACATTACGCGGTGTTCAGAGATACAATTCTCCTGATAATTACGTGACTCCCACCGAAATTAAATGGGGGCGAAATTCGCCTCAAAGTGTACATTGACTGCTTCACAGCAAACTAGCTACTAAACCTTAGCCTAAGTACAGTCATCGTTGCTTGCAGCCTAGCGTAGTTCTGTGGCGTAACTGGGAACGTCACCAGCAGATGGTACTATGACTGCGATATGTTCTCTGGGCATTCCCTGTTCTCTTTTTTGTTATGCATTTGTTCCGCAGCAGATTTACCCAtggcatgctgtagcctatatAAATCTATGCATGCTGGATTTAAACGAATTATATGACGACAACCGTAGTATTTTGCATTGATTTAACTGGCATTTGATCGCGGCGTGTCTGATTGGTCTATTTCAGAGCCACTTCTTTTGCACGTTCCCACCCCTTTCTCTTATGTCTGCAGACCGAATGGAGACTGCTGGAAAAGTAAGTTGCCAGCTTTGTATAATAATACGCGGATTACTCTTTATTTGCAATGTTTGCCGGCTGCACCGTGTGCTCTGATAACTACTTCGGATTCACGTGTTAACGTTGTAacaattttgtgtttttttgcatTCATTCGCTATGAACGTTGACATACACTTCTTGCACAATCACCGATAAATACCGTTGGCTAGCGAGATTGTACAGATTTGGGTTTCAATGACTACAAAGAAACATTGTAGCAGTTTCTGCAGCAAGAGTTCCACTTTTGGAAGCATTAGCGACAGTTTTAGCAGTTAAAAACTGGTTTTACACCTCCTGTTAAGAAACCATTTGAGCGAGGTGTTTATGATTTAGCCAACGACttctaatgaagtaaatgaaCACTACGTAACCAATAAGTAATCAGACCGTTTTCGTCAAAAGCGCTATGTAGAGTTGGCTAACTGAAACCAGTACTGTCATAATGTAGACCCAACTGTTTCAACTGGGTGTACACTGTGCAGAGTATCTCaagaggagagagttccggtttCAGGAGCCTGAAGAGGGAGTTCCGGTTTagaggggtctgaggagagagtgcTGCAgttgtagcctggtcctaaccagaccctagtacatttaatttgtacagaaggtctgggatcgctccattgacaagcgttaacttccttgaaggcgggtactctgttgaagtttaaaactattggatctgcccagagccactctgatctgccataaccaatcgctagcgttcgccttagccaactccttcaccactactgtaacggagctagctgtcgtagctggaaaatcatcatggccaccaacaaaacttagcaaagattgttcttgctccggctttaacttttcgatattcggcagcgttgccacaacggaccgaatgaatggctttgcttgcatctttctccgctgccattactgaactacaactcaaactagcacacaacatcaacgtcatcgttctcagccactccctctgttcgctgataagccctacaaaaaaattatTTGAGAAAACCGACTTGTGTGTCgaattcccagacctagtacagaagcacaatcaaaattgagcggaagtacgtaggacgGCAGATTCAGGCTACTGCAGTTGGACCTTTCTCGAGAATCTCCCTCACAAAGTGCACGGATAACCTATCCAatgttctggtgtgtgtactGATAGTTTATCCTACTATCTGTGTTTCAGGTGATCAAGTGCAAGGCAGCTGTAGCCTGGGAGGTAGGGAAGCCTCTATCCATCGAAGAAGTGGAGGTGGCGCCACCCAAGTCCCATGAAGTACGCATTAAGGTAAACCACCCCAACCCTCCTCAAAACGTCTCACATTGGTGCGACTTTACCCGGCCTCTTCGACTGCTGAGAAACTCACTGTAGCTGTAACTCGGTTAGCTGTAACCAACTGAAGAAGCTGGTCTCTTCATGTGTCggctctgttttttttttgttttttttcaaaatatttttacaACCTTGACAACTTTTTCTGCTCGAGGGAATGAGCTACTAGGCTATCgaccaaagctgaccaaaacaGATAACCTAGCCATCTGAAAGGACAAAGTTCTGTTCAGGATCATATTAACGCAGTGTAAAGCCAGGAGATCAGACGAAGGCCAGTGTAGACGGACACCTTCTCGTCAATCACTGCTACTAATATTCTTGTTCTGCGCTGTTGCCTTACTACATATAAAAGCATCCATGGGTCTCCTGAAAGGCGCTATGTGgattaaagttattgttgtgtgTTCCTCAGATCTTCGCCACGGGTGTGTGTCACACTGACTCGTACACGCTGAGTGGCAGTGACCCCGAGGGCCTGTTCCCCGTCATCTTGGGGCATGAGGGTGCCGGCACGGTCGAGAGCGTCGGAGAAGGGGTCACCAAGTTCAAACCAGGTGAGGAAATAATGTGAGTTATTAAAACTCATCAGAAAACATCTGAAGATGATTATAAGCAGAAGGCGGCTTAAAGTTgcactttttaacccttgtgttatcttcgggtcgttctgacccatcagtcattgtgacccaccgtcgtattgcgacaactttactgcatacagaaacaaagtgaagcattttcttttaaccgttgggctgtctcagaccccctacatggcgaaggttaaaataaaattatttgtttttgtatcgtggtaaaattgggtaaacacaacgatggtttgttatgaacctttgggtcatgtgacccgaaggcagcacaagggttaaacaatcgCATCTTTTTTTCAGGTGATGCTGTGATCCCACTGTATGTGCCCCAGTGTGGTGAATGCAAATTTTGCAAAAACCCCAAGACCAACCTTTGCCAGAAAATCAGGTAGAAAAAACACAAGCTTGCAGTTGTCAACCCCCAATCAATCGCACCTTCCCAGACATCAGCCAAAAGAATGCAAAGAAATCTGTGTTCCATCACAACTGATTGGAGCTGTGCTTCAGTtcaacctcctccaccacctcttctCACCCAGGATCACCCAGGGCCAGGGCCTGATGCCCGACGGCACCTCCCGCTTCTCCTGCAAGGGCAAGCAGCTCTTCCACTTCATGGGCTGCAGCTCGTTCTCAGAGTACACAGTGGTGGCCGACATCTCTGTGGCGAAGGTGGACCAGAAGGCCCCCCTGGACAAGGTCTGTCTGCTCGGCTGTGGCATCTCCACAGGCTACGGTGCTGCTCTCAACACCGCCAAGGTGGGTCAAAGGTCATATCGTGTCTGGCTGCaagcgatggtgtgtgtgtgtgttaataaagCATGAAATCCTGTGTATCTGGTGCTAACTAGAGTACAAAAAAAGGCAGTACTCTTTGGTTGTAGTAGGGGTTTTGATGTGTCATATCCTGTTCAGGTTGAGCCTGGGTCCATCTGTGCTGTTTTCGGCCTTGGCGCCGTGGGGATGGCTGTGATTATGGGCTGCCAGGTTTCTGGAGCAACCAGGATCATCGGAGTGGACATCAACCCTGACAAGTTTGAGAAAGCCAAGGAGTTTGGAGCCACTGAGTTTGTGAACCCTAAGGAGCACAGCAGGCCCATCCAGGAGGTGCTGGTGGACATGACTGACGGGGGGGTGGACTTCTCGTTCGAGTGCGTCGGCAATGTTAGCCTCATGGTAAGCGTGACGTCTTCAAGTGAACGACTCCTGGTTTGTGctttggtttgtgtgtgctcaCTGTGCCAGCCGACACACATTAGGAAACCTGAACGTTTTCTCAGGCCTCCTTATGTAACATGGCTGTCGCTCCGTCCCAGCCACCAGAGGGCACTGTTGCCAAGGAAGAGAGTTGTtgcttggtggtggtgggggagccaATGCTTTCTAAGTGCTCAGTGGTGTTGTTGTTCCAGAGAGCTGCCCTGGAGGCGTGTCATAAaggctggggggagagtgtgATCATCGGGGTGGCAGCGGCGGGCCAGGAGATCTCCACACGCCCCTTCCAGCTGGTGACTGGGAGAGTCTGGAGGGGAACAGCCTTCGGAGGTAAATAGACAGGTTTTAAAGAACCTTTCACCTTTATATGTACAGACGCATTAGTATACTCTATATACATGCATAGGATATGATGACCTATGTATATctgcatatacagtatatgaatGCTGTTTCCCCTTCGGGATCCATAAAGTAACTTAAAGTACTATAATCAGGAATGACGCATGAAAGCAAAACTCACACATCATACGCATTGGGTCAGATGTACCTGAGTGTTAGTGGGTTGGGGAGGGACAGTGGTAGATGGTTGACACAGTCTGCTTCCTgctgcaggctggtgtgtggacAGCGTGCCCAAGCTAGTGGAGGACTACATGAACAAGAAGCTGAAAGTGGATGAGTTTGTGAGCCACAATCTTCCGTTTGAGCAGATCAATGAGGCCTTCGACctgatgcatgctgggaaaaGGTAAGTCGGGATTCCTAGACGTATCATGACTGCTACGAAAAACAAGAATTTTTTAATCGACACAAGTGTTTAGGGGAACACTCATTTTGCTTTTCATTAACAGTATCCGCACTGTGCTGAAGTTTTGAGGAGCCGTCCTACGAAGGGTTctcgcccccctccagccttgATCAGAATCACAGATCTAGCACTTAAATCTTCTGCACTTAATGTGAGCTATCTGTTTCATAATTTAGACTGCAAGTGTAGAATTTCAACTTCAATCAATAAAATGTGTTAGTGTTTTTTCTTTGTTGTGGTTTCCACTGCAGTGGAGTGTTTCTTCATATGATGCATAGCATATCACAACAGTCTGGGTTCAGAAATATGCTTCATGATAAATTACTGCACCTCATCTATTATTAAAACATTGAATCTGTTTAAATATTCCTCTTGTAATGCATGATTAATTATAAAACTACCAGTTTTCAATGCCTGTCCAGTTCGACCATGGATTATTTTATAAATCAAGGCTTATTTGTGCTTGGACATGTAAACCTAGCATATGGAGCAGAACCATAAAGTGTGTTAATAGTGACACACTAAAAGTGAAGCTCAAATGCACTTGGACAGGATCGCAGAATACTGCTATAGTATTACCTCAAACACCTCCACTCACTCAGTCCTCTTGACGACACTCAAACCTGTATATCTACACACTTCAAGACTAAAGGTCACCACGAAGCACACTGTAAAAGAGACGCATGAATCGATTACCACGAAAATGTCATTTAAATAATTCGATGAATTAATTACCCAATATCCATGTGTGATGTCAAATTAGGGCACGATCTACAGCTTCGAACTTGTTGCTTCCCTTTTAAacgttatttttattttttattttttttatagaggTGGACTAATGTGATCTTGTAATCATCATTATTAGGCGTTTGATAGAGGTATGGGTGAATGAGCTGTGAGTATCAGATCGAGactcaggtggagagagggctttcATTCCTCGCAACAAATAATTGGATGAAAATGTTCGACTATGTTAAGGTAATCGAAGGTCACTAAACATCACGCTATCACGTCACGGCCGAGTAAAGGTCAAGTCAACAAACCTGTCGATGGATACATCAGTCTAAACCTCTGCTAAACCAACAGGCCGATCGTCCCGTTGTAAGCCTCGACTCTGCAGCGTTCAGAGTGCCATGTCGGTCGCGACCGCCGAGTGCCTTACAATTCTCTGGGTAATGAAGGCACCTCCTGCTATGAATTCATTCATGGTTCATCTTGTGATTTTATTAATGCATGAAGACTTGCTGGGCGGACCGACTCGTCCCACCCCGAGAACCACAAGATTAATGGGTTTCCCCCCCAAACAGCATCAGTTAGCCAGAGCTATCTGGTATTTGTCTTTACAAGATTGTATCGACTTTTGGGAGATCATGCAGAAAATGAACTGTCATGGACACGATGGCTTTCTGAAGGAACGCTGATAATAGCTAAGGACTGGGCGGACAGAAACAAGCCTACACGGTTAACAGAAATAAATAGCGACTAGGCACGGAAGTCGAAGCATGTCTCTCGCCCTGGTCTCTGTTCAAGAGTgtttctttaaccctcgtgctgccttcgggtcacatgacccaaaggttcataacgaaccaccgttgtgtttacccgattttacccaatacaaaaacaaattaaaataattttcttttaacctttgcaatgtggggggtctgagacagcccaacggttaaaagaatatgcttcactttgtctttgtatgcggtaaatctgtcgcaatacgaaggtgggtcacaatgactgatgggtcagaatgacccgaagataacacaagggttaatacagcTTGTAATATGGAAATCTGAGCAGAGTTGTTAGTGTGGAAGTTTGGTTAGCAATTTACAACTTCATCTCATATGATGTCGTTCTTGTGTTTGCGTGGACGAAACAATAGTCTCATAATTCTTTTTTCTTTGCGTGTGGTGTGTAAATTTGAAACGGAAGGATAAAGAGAGGGCCCTGCCTTTGTTCTGTGTAAAAGGGTACTTAGAGTCAGATTAGCATCTGAGACTAGAGAGACTACATTTCAAGGAGTTATTTTCTTCATCTTGAtttttacaattattttacTTTGGAGCCATTACATTTCCTCAAGGACATCAGacaaaaggaaaagaaagaggaaaaaatatataatagttTAGCCCTATTTACATAATCATCTATTTTGTGCATTGGGTATGCATCTTTCCTCAAAATGTGACCCTTTTCCAAAAAATTAGCTTTTTAAGTAGGGTGAATAATGGATTTTCATATTTCAGACACAATAAGACCTTCATGTTGTGTCTCTAAACTTGGAATAATTTGGCTGGAAATTGCAATATGGAGATTGTATTTGCTTTGACCAAAATAAACAGCAAGGCCTCCTCCTGTAGTACTTTATAAAGCTGATCTGGAACTAACCATGTCTGTCCTTAAAAAAGTCTTGtgcacacatgtagacacacctGCTTAAATTCCTCTCTAAGCCCAGCCTTTCTGACACCAAAGCGATTCCCCCCTCTCATCAACTTGTAACTTTTGCTCAATTCTGAAAATCTAGTCACAGTGAGTTCCCAGAAGTCACACCACCCGCCATTTTTGGGGGCAATTTCAAAGACACAGATTAGACCGAGGCAGCAAAGGAGCgctgggagagacagatgggagTAAGGAGAAAGGATCCTCTTATTAAGGCGCTTCACATCCCCCGGCAGTGAGGGGAATGATTGCCCCAGGAAGATAATTGTGCCTGGAGAAGCATCAAGCAAAGGAGCCCTAGGAATTGTATCAGTACATCCTTTTAAAGCAGCTCCTCTTTAGGGTGAAATATTACAACAAGCAGAGTGCAGGTGGGAGGAAAACAATGTTATTGCCAGGTATCCTCACACACGCGATAAACTGCCAGCTTTCCCCACCCTTGATGGTGTTTGTGCTCCCTCCTCAGCGGAGGCAAAGGTAAACACCCGTCCCTGGGCTTTCAAAATCAATTTAGGCCTCCCGTCTCTGCGGACCGGGCCTGTGGCGAAGCTCCGCGCTGGGGCCTGTGGCGCAGCTCCGTGCTGGGGCCTGTGGCGCAGCTCCGTGCTGGGGCCTGTGGCGCAGCTCCGCGCTGGGGCCTGTGGCGAAGCTCCGTgctggggcctggaggagagcaCAGGGTTTCCCCTCCtcgtgccctcacacacacacacacacacacacacacacacacgtatgcctCAGGTTCTCCTCTTTCCCTGCTCCTGGGAGAGACCAGTGTTGACACTGTACATTTTAAGTGGGTTTCACCCATGTCAGAGCCCTACATACTAACCCCAACGGTTAATTACTGTGTAGTTGCCACTCAATATACTATgataatatattttatattttattattattgcccTCAGGGTGTAAACACTTCACGGTATGCACACAGTGATTACATGTTCATTAGAGAAGCTGATGGCTTTGGACTGGAGTCCACATGCAGAGGCTTCACACTGGCAACAGAAGAACTGCAGGTGAGCCGTTCTCTTGTGAACATCTCTAAAGGAGTATTTATGCACTGCTCAGTCTTGCTGCAACAAATGGGCCCAACCCAGCTTGGGCCCATTCATATGCAATTAAAGAACCGGAAAGGATAAACTTGTGACAATGTGCATGCCCCTGCCTGGTAAATCCACTTCCTGGCTAGCTTTCTTTCATGTAATTTATTTTCAGGCGGTCGTTTTTTTTGCTGGAAGCCCCTATGCATAAACAGAGCCTGGTGTTGATTCAGTTACAACATATCCTCCACTGCACTTCAGAAGGCTCAGAAAGTATATTTTGAGGAGTTTAATTTAAATGTACACAAATGCATCATTCACCAAAACAAATATTTACATTcggttaaaaaaaagaaaattgggtCAATGGTAAGAGATTTGATCCCTCAAAttataggtgtgaaaacaatggGAACCCGTCAAGTTCTCACGGTTCCCAGAAGGTTCTGCGGTGTACACGGCTGCTGCTGATTGGTTATTCATGTGCACGCCAGGCTCATCTGGCTGTGTTCCCTCTTCACCTGAAGAAGAATCCCTTCCCTGCCCATCCTGGCTGCGGTGACAGGTACGCACAAAACACCAACCCCCATAATCCCTAGCAGTGTCTCCTGATGTCATCTCCTCCCAGGGATGAGCCTCGATGCCCTCTGGGCTTGTGATAAGCCCTGAGTCTTAGAACAGCGCGCTTCCTTAAGTTTCACACTCCTGGATCTAACAGAAGTATCAGCTGCAGACACTCCTTTACTTATTTATAGCCTGAATAAACCCTTGGCAATTAGTTACCCTGCGAAGGGAAGAACCGCAGGAGAGCCAGTGAAAAGAGTAAAAGACAAGACCATATATCAAGCAGCATCGCACATTAAATCAATTGGGCACGCTTTAAAACATTCTTTCTGGAGCTGATTTATTTGCCTATTCTAAAACGGAGAGGAGCCTTTTAGATCAAGGCTTGCAACATATATTTATAATAAGATTTCTGTTTTTTTCATAGGCAGCAACGGCATGAGTGAAATCAGTTGAGATGGGCGTCTTCTTTGAAACCGTTACATATGCAATATATGCCTCTTCTGCCCTGGCTAGCCCCTGTCCCACTAACACATCCATGATTGGACCCAGTCCTCATGTCTCATCCAGAACACTGACTGTGCCCCAGAAACAGCTCCTCCACTCTGCCTGTCATAGGTGCTGGTGGATGTGTGGCACATGCAGTGAAGACTGAGGGATCTGAGACCAATGTTCCTAATGGATGTAAAGTCACGGATGTCACAATGGGATTTTGTAATCAGACTCTTGATGCGATCAATGTGAGCCTGTGTTCTGCCTCTGGTTCAGCTACTCTGTGTTTGAGCATGGTAGcacgagagaaagaaaaggcatGTGAAAGTGATAATGATATTTGGAAAATGATTGGTCTGGTTGGTGAATAAAACGGTAAAAAAATGTTTCCATCTGAGCCAGATATTTTCAGAGATCTTTTCTCGACGATTAATGGTGGGACTGAAGAGGAAAAGGTTGTCTATTCACACAGTTGGTGCTCAGCCTAAATCACTTACTTAGACCAAAGTCTTACCCAACAAACTTTCTCTGTGACTGAAGCGTTTTGAAGAACCAGATAAGGAAATCGATTAAGAGCCCAGAATTTCCAAACAAAAGGACAGCCAAGTAAACAGCTATCGAAAGCCAAGTCACAAAACAAAGCAAGGTGCAGAATCCAGTTTGAATATGAATTAAACCATCAACAGTGTCCAAACACAACATCTACTAGGTAGGCATGTATGTACTTCATTGATCCCCAAGGGGAAATTGCGGAAACCATTTGAAACTGCTCAAAAAACGGCTTCCCAGCAACTGCAGGCTTCTTGTTTCATGGACATGCCTGTGAGGACTGCAGTATGTGTCTCTCAGACAATAAAGAGTGCATACACAAGGGCTTTTCGCTTAATGAGCAACAAGCCAGCAGCATTCATACAGTAGCACCAATCGTTCGCAATTGAATGTTATTCCTTCATCCACAGTCAATACCTCAGAATCAATACTGGCCAATGCTCAAACTAACCTTGTCAGACTACACAGAGCATAAATCCTTCATGTCATGGGTGAAATATTGACCAGCAACCagggaaaaacaaaaacaacacaatcCACTTGATAAGCATTCTgctccatgctct is part of the Osmerus eperlanus chromosome 13, fOsmEpe2.1, whole genome shotgun sequence genome and harbors:
- the gar1 gene encoding H/ACA ribonucleoprotein complex subunit 1, with amino-acid sequence MSFRGGGGRGGRGGGGGFNRGGGGRGGGGYGGRGGGGGFRGGGRGGFRQQDYGPPEYVVALGEFVHPCEDDIVCKCVTEENKVPYFNAPVYLENKEQIGKVDEIFGQLRDFYFSVKLSDNMKASSFKKLQKFYIDPMKLLPLQRFLPRPPGEKGPPRGGRGGRGGGRGGGRGGGFRGGRGGGGFGGGGFGGRGGGGRGGGFRGGSRGGGGRGFRGGR
- the adh5 gene encoding alcohol dehydrogenase class-3, whose product is MSADRMETAGKVIKCKAAVAWEVGKPLSIEEVEVAPPKSHEVRIKIFATGVCHTDSYTLSGSDPEGLFPVILGHEGAGTVESVGEGVTKFKPGDAVIPLYVPQCGECKFCKNPKTNLCQKIRITQGQGLMPDGTSRFSCKGKQLFHFMGCSSFSEYTVVADISVAKVDQKAPLDKVCLLGCGISTGYGAALNTAKVEPGSICAVFGLGAVGMAVIMGCQVSGATRIIGVDINPDKFEKAKEFGATEFVNPKEHSRPIQEVLVDMTDGGVDFSFECVGNVSLMRAALEACHKGWGESVIIGVAAAGQEISTRPFQLVTGRVWRGTAFGGWCVDSVPKLVEDYMNKKLKVDEFVSHNLPFEQINEAFDLMHAGKSIRTVLKF